TCTTGGTTGGTTGGGTTGCATATGTGGTGTTTTCTTCAACATAAATTTAGTCTTCTGGACTTGAGGTTGGGCATGTTGGAAGGTTAATCTGCTGCAATATGTTTAACAGTTATTGTTCatgtatttatttccttttatgatTCATTAAATGTAAATCAAATCTCTTAGAATTCTGCATTATTGTAGCATTGaatagctttattatttttaacagttACTCATGTAATCATCTGTATATATTTCTCTCCAAAGgttcaataaaatataactttgcAGATTCAATCTCTTCTTATTCgatttacatggtatcagagcccacgtaaattgaaattctaaaaatcaaaaattCTGCATTCAAAATCCTTCATAAACATTCTCACGAAAATTTTGCCTTCACTGTCATGGCCAATCAAGAAATCAATCTATCAAGTCCAGCACCATCGCTGCTCCATCTGATTCGTCCAAATCAGACCTTGCATCAAACTTCTGCAAATCTGACATCTCAAACCCATATTTCACCCATCACTCGGATCATCCAGGCCTCATCCTTGTCTCCAAATCACTGAATGGAGATAATTATTCTGGGTGGAAAAGGGCTATGACTCTCGCCCTAAACTCCAAGAACAAACTCGGTTTTATCAATCGCTCAATTGAAATTCCTTCAGAACAGACTGATCCTGAAGGCTATGCTACCTGGTCACGATGTAATGATATGGTCCATTCCTGGATCATCAATACATTGAACCCGGAAATTGCAGATAGTGTAATCTATTATCCCACCGCACATGAAGTCTGGGAAGATTTACAGGAACGTTTTTTCACAGAGCAATGCGCCTCGCATATTTGAAATTCAGAGGGACATTGCATATCTTCGACAGGAGCAGCTCTCCATCTCCTCATATTACACGAAATTAAAAGGTTTGTGGGATGAATTGGCTTCATACACAGACACAACACATGGAACGCAGGCAGACCAACAAAGATTAATGCAGTTCTTAATGGGTTTTAAATGACACTTACTCTGCAATTCGAGGCCAAATCTTGCTGATGAATCCTCTGCCATCCATTCGCCAAGCTTATTCTTCGGTATGTCAAGAAGAAAAGCAACGATTTCTCAGCGTTGCACAAACGGAGATGGGTGGGAGTACTGCCATGGCAGTACGTTATAATaaatcaaggaaaaagaaattttatctcAGAAACAGATCGCCCACAACACTCCGTGAATCGCCTCTCTCAGCCTCGTGATACTCGACCACAAGGAGAACGCCGTTTTGAACCAGGATCGGCGCCGTTTTGGGTCAGGAAGGGGACGACCCCAGTGCACCCATTGTGGAGAAAATGGGGCATTTGGGGTGCAAAAGTGTTTCCAGTTAAATGGGTATCCACCGAGACACCCTAAAAGCGAGGATGAATGGGTACCCGATTGGAAATCAAAGCACGATTGGAAATCAGCACTCAATTGGAAATCAACACAATGGTTTTCCCTTAGCTAACCAGGTATCTGAAATGTCCCCACAAAGATGAGGTAAGGCCCACGGTTTCGTTGTCAGAAACTCAACTCAAGCAACTTTTGTCACTCCTAAATAATCATGAGGACAGTTCTAGCTCCAAAAGCAATGCAGTAACAAAGCCAGGTTTGTCTGAACTTGATTAACCATAACTGGATTATTGATAGTGGGGCTACCGACCATATCACATCTTCATCTGAattattgaatgaaaataaGGACTGCTCACTACCACCTGTACTGTTACCTAGTGGAGACAAAGCAGATATTATTGCAAAAGGGTCTTTACCCTTAAATTCAGTCTATTATCTGCATGATGTTTTATCTGTGCCTACATTCAAAGTCGACTTGAATGTCAGTAAGTCGTTTGACAAGGAGTTTGAACTGTTCAGTGACTTTTCTCCCTTATTGGTGTATTTTTGCAGGATCTGGGCTACGAGGAGGGACGATTGGTTTGGGTAAAGCAGCGAAACGGCCTATACTATTTGGTGGCACTAGCGACAAAAAAAGAACCTTACCAAACCTTCCTCAACCACAGAATCATCCTGCATGCTACCTTACCCTCTCCTCTACCGACCTGTGGCATAATCGTCTAGGACATGTCTCACCTTCCCGTTTAAGTTTTCtcgctaaatttttttttgaattttttccgtTGAGTCAAAAAATGCTTGCCACATATGTCCTTTGGCTAAGCAAAGTCGTCTATCTTTTGGTACTAGTACTATTTCATCTACCAAGCCTTTTGATATTATACATTGTGACATTGGGGGTCGTTATCGACATTCATCTTATTTCTGGcgctaattattttttctcaccATTGTTGATGATTATACACGTTTTACGTGGATATTTTTAATGCGTCACAAAAACTGAAGCACAATCAATTTTACAACATTTCTTCAGTTATATTTTCACTCAATTGAATCTCgcaattaaaatttttcgaAGTGACAATGTGGAgaatttatctcacttcgatctttttttcaagataaaggtgtcatttttcaaaacttcttGTGTTTAcactcctcaacaaaatgggaGTAGTGGAACGCAAACACCGACACATCTTACAAGTTGCCCGTGCTTTAAAATTCCATGCTCAACTCCCTTCACAATTTTGGGGAGAATGTGCCCTCACGGCTGTCCATATAATTAATCGGCTACCTTCACCGGTTATCTCTTTCAAAATCACCTTTTGAAATTCTCTATTCCAAACCACCCTCATACTCTCATCTTCGCGTTTTTTGGTTGTCTCACTTATGCCACTAATGTTCACACTTCTCATAAATTTGACCAACGCGCCATTCCTTCTATTTTCATTGGATATCCCAATCGGTCAAAAAGGCATACAAGTTATTtgatttatcaacaaaaaaaagtctTTACTAGCCGGGATgtaaaatttcatgaaaatatttttccaatatGCCACGGTCAACCCTTCCCATGTGCCCCATTATTCTGCCCAATTTGTACTCATCAACCCACAAATCTGGACCCCTCCCGCTTCCAGCCCCGCCCCATGATCCCTTTGAGCCTCAATTTCGGCCCAGCCCAGAAACCCTCACCTCAGCTCAAACTCCCGATCCATTACATCATCACCTTCAGCCCAGCCCCTCTCCACTTATCCAAACCGAGTCCACGCCCTCTCCAGCCAACGACCTGTCATCCACACAAAACTTCCCCAAATCCAATTCACAATCTTCGTCTCCACCGCTTGAACCAATACCCCTCCGATCCCTCTGATTCTCGCCTGAACTCTGACCCAACCCACACCTCTCCAGTACCTACAACTTCACCTCCAGCAGCCCCACGTCGCTCCAGCCGCCAAATTGTTCCTCCAATTAAACTCGCCGATTACTTCTGCTCCGCTGCTTACTCCCGATTCAATCGACCAGTCCTCACGTTCCAGCTCCGATCAAGGGTACAACGATACGCACTGTCCAATTTCGTTTCATACCACAGATATAATTCCTGCTTATCACTCTTTTTGTGGGCTAAAAATTGAAAACTGTCACGGAACCAAAAAATCATACTCTGAGGCCGCTGTTCATCCCGAATGCAACAAGCCATGCAAAATACCGAACTACAAGCCTTCCAAGCAATGGCACTTGGTCACTCACCCCTCTCCCAGTTGGTAAGACCCCGATTGGTTGTCGTTGGGTTTTTCAAGGTCAAGCATAACTCAGACGGATTCAATTGAACGGTTCAAGGCACGGCTTTGTGGCGAAGGGTTTCACACAATTAGCTGGCATTGATTTATCAGGATACTTTCTCTCCCAACGGCCAAGATCATCTCAGTTCGGTGTCTATTAGCTCTGGCTGCTGCCCTGTGGATGGAATACTTCATCAACTTGATCGTCAATAATGCATTTCTCCACGGTGATCATTCACGAAGAAACATTTACATGATCTCCCACCGCCTGGAGCTTCGAGACAGGGGGAGGAACACTTATTCTGCCGTctacacaaatcattgtatgggtTGAAGCAGGCATCACGGCAAATGGTTTGCCAAATTCTCCGAGGCCATACAATCAGCTGGTTTATGAACAGTTCAAAAGCCGATTATTCTCTCTTCATCAGAAAGCAAGGCAAGTCATTTACTGTTCTTTTGATATATGTAGAACGATATCTTAATTACTGGTAATGATCCCGTGAGCATAGCTGATATCAAGAAATTCCTGCATAGAAATTTCATCTTAAAGATCTTGGTAAACTGAGATATTTCCTTGGTATTGAGATTTCCACATCCAAAGCTGGTACTTTTATCTCTCAACGAAAATACGCATTGGAAATTATTAAGGATGCAGGTTTGCTGGGAGCAGCTCCCATCAATACTCCTATGGAACGCAACCTAAAATTGTCTGATAAAAGTGAGTTACTCAAAAATCCAGAGCGATATAGGCGATTGGTTGGGAGGTTGATATACCTCACGGTTTCAAGGCCAGATATTACATATTCTGTTCACATATTAAGCAGGTTCATGCACCAACCCCGAAAGGATCATTGGGAATCAGCTTTACGGGTGGTGAGATATCTGAAATCTGCTCCTGGTCAAGGCCTCTTCTTCTCCGCAAACCAGTGATCTCAGACTGCGAGCTTACTCTGATTCTGATTGGGCAGGATGCCCACTTACGAGAAGATCGACCACAGGATACTGCGTATTTCCTAGGTCCCTCACTGATTTCATGGCGATCAAAACGACAAAAGACAGTGTCTCTATCTTCGGctgaagcagaatatcgtgctaTGACAGGAGCTTGTTGCGAATTAACGTGGCTTCGTTGCTTACTTAAAGATTTGGGTGTGTTGCATCAACAATCAGCATTATTGTATTGTGATAATAAGGCCGCGATACACATTGCAGCGAATCCTATTTTTCATGAACGGACGAGACACATATAGAAAATGGACTGTCATTTTATAAGGGATAAGATTCAAGATGGTTCTGTAGAAACAAGATTTGTGAGTTCTGAAAATCAGCTAGCCGACATTTTGACTAAGCCATTGGGAAAGGAATTCTTCATTCCTATGGTCCGCAAGTTGGGATTGCAAGACATCCactctccaacttgagggggagtgttggaAGGTTAATCTGCTGCAATATGTTTAACAGTTATTGTTCatgtatttatttccttttatgatTCATTAAATGTAAATCAAATCTCTTAGAATTCTGCATTATTGTAGCATTGaatagctttattatttttaacagttACTCATGTAATCATCTGTATATATTTCTCTCCAAAGgttcaataaaatataactttgcAGATTCAATCTCTTCTTATTCGATTTACAGGGCAGGATTGCTTCCAAGCTCGCTTTGCATCAAATAGTACCTCATCAACTTTGGCAAACTACTAGCTCTCTCTACTATCTTTTTCCTTACTCTGCTTCTTTGGATGGAAAGTATGGACCGCCGCCGGCGCCGGAAACAACCTAAAATTAACAGTTCTGAGTCTGAAGGTAAGTTAagaacttttatatttttggtaaAAAGCTCTGGCTTTCAGCTTTTTTTTCTATCCCTTGAAGCAGTTGATTCTGTTCTTTTACAGGTGCCTCTCTTTGTAGAGTCTATATGTACTGAGATTTAGCTCGCTGTtaatttcttcatgttcttTATTATGCAGAGGTCAGTAGTATTGAATGGGAGTTTATAAACATGAGCGAGCAAGAGGAAGACCTCATTTACAGAATGCATAAACTTGTTGGTGAAAGGTATGCTAACACATTCTGCTGATGGCTATCTGTTCTATTATGATCTTCAACTAGTTTATCTTTTTGGTATGTGAGCAATCGATTATTCTATCGTTTTGGCCTTCAAAGGGTGGTTTATGCAGAAGCAAGAGTACTCTAATTTGCTCctatccaaaaaagaaaaagaaaaaaggaaaacaaggaAGCAACTCCAAGTTGCTGCTGCTCATTAATTATGACTGTATACTGCAAAAATGAATTCATTCTGCTAGTGTAGCATTTATGGATCGATGCCCTTATCCTAAGACCATGCCACTACTAATTATTAAATGACCAGACCAGGCCACCTGGTGGATTAACAAGAAGATGCCTTCTGCACTTTCTTGCATTTCACCTTTTCATACTCAAAATTTGTCTGTTCTTTCAACAATGCACATCAACTTGTGTATAGTCATGTTGATGCTTACATTGATTGATtcttaatatcataaaatgGGACTAATCTGCAGGTGGGATTTGATAGCTGGAAGGATTCCTGGCCGAAAAGCAGAAGAAATAGAGAGGTTTTGGATAATGAAACACCGCGAAGGGTTTGCTGGAAACGGAAAATTGTATAACGAAGTGAAGTCTAGGACTTCTAGTTGAGCATTAACCTGCAATGGTtttaaacagtttttttttctttattttgttgattgtttCCTTCTGTATTCGTTTGTGGTTGTTTGGCTTCTGAAATTTGTGCAGggttttgtttagtttctttGCCAATggaattaattaacaaaactaaTCTTTTCAAGGATCAATCCTTGTATTGGCTTGCATATTTGAGTAGGAGCATATTGAGGCAGGCATGGCCTTCAACTCCAAGACACATGTTCTTTAAATGCTGCTCAGAATttaaaattgaggaaaaaactGCAATAAGATGGATGGTTCTCATCTCAGGATTGAAgagttttatatttaatttgtaaataatcATATTCATGCTATCCAGAGCTGTTCAATGGTGCAAATTTTCATGGGGCTCATCCAACTTTTCCTATCAACATAAAAATGTATGACAAGTAGTTGAAGCCGTGATAACCTGGCAAGAATCATTGTCCCAagtctgtaaaaaaaaatgccacCCCATCACCAAACCATTTTCAGCATAAATGTTTTTGGAAAAACTTCAATTTACCCTTAACATATTACCTCATTATAAAAAGTCataaaccttttaattttatcaatcttGCTCCATCTTTTTTGATGGATTGAGTGGTGATGCTGTCTAATTTTGATTTAAGTTTAGGGAAAActtgataaaatcaaaagatttatAACACTTTTTTGATGGACCGAGTGGTGATATTGTCTATTTTTGATTATGTTTAGGGAAGATTTGATATAAATCAGAAGATTTAGGACTTGATTAGCAATGAGGTAATACATAAAGGGCTAAATTGAGTTTTCCACAATCACTTTCTTCTGGGGTTTTCCCTTCCCAACTCCCAAATGATCCAACAAATTGTCATGTGCTCACTCTGACAAAGCCCTCAGAACCTTTCTACCAATAAATCTTGACAAAAGATTTTGTAATGACTGTTCAAAAGATGAGCTAAATACTGAAGTGATAACCTTTGGCAAGTTTTGCCTGCAAGGAAATCTGCTGGaagatatagaaaaatatattggtTTCTGACAACCTTTGGCAAGCTTAATGAACTGAATTATTGGATCACAATTTCTCCAGACGAGACAGTAGTTGAACTAATGGTCAACTGAACATGCACACAGCACACATAATAAGTCTTAGGATTTTGGAAATGGTGCCAGAAACCTGGACCCAGTTTGCTTATGCGCCCCTGGCAGTCTAATAAGGTGCCAGGCCTGTGAGAGTATGGTGGATGACAGCGCTCGCTAGATCATGGTTCATGTTTTGTACTGTTACCTAAGCTTGACCTCTGCTTGAGTGACCGGAGTTACACCATTAAACCATAGAGCCAAAGAGCTTTGAGCATTGCAGTTCAGGCTTGTACGAGCAGAATACAGTATATTGTCTAAAAGGTTGAGTACATTTGTGAACTGTGTAAGACATTATTGTATTATATAGGACAGACAAGATTACATGTATATGTGGTGATCTGAAATCTCAAGTTCTGTAAAAAATACATATCACATGATATGAGATCTTGTCTATTTTCATGTGGTTAAAAAATGTCTATGATACAGATCATTAGTATGCAACAATGGCTGGTGATGAGGAGTCATCAAGAGGCAGAGACTTGTTATGATGCTGATCAATTCAGACAACATAGCGGCAAAGATAATCCACTCTCGTTGGATGCTTGAGCTTCATGAGTGCTTTAGCTTCGTGCTTCCGGACCATTTCTCTTGAGATATTTAAGTTCCCAGCGATCTCTCCTAGTGTTCTATCCCCTTTACCATCCAGTCCGAATCTCTGACGGACCACCAGGCTTTCCTTTGGTTTTAAAGAATCGAGCTGGAGAGGGTTTTCAGAGATTAGATATTTGTTTCTGACAAAGAATTGAAACTAACAACACAAAGAAACTATGCTAGTTGAACTTTCTGCTTTAGAGGTCCTTTCAATTAAGTGATGCTCCTAGAAGCCCTTCTATAAAGTGCAAGAACATGAAGAGTTAAATTCGCTTCTATTTATGAAAGGATTTTGATCCTCATAAGATGCAAACAAGGGTAAACaattaaagagagaaagcaatgCAGTACAAACTCTAACAGAGGAAAAAATGAGTGCTTACCACGTCATCAAGAGCAAGCCTGAGAAGAGCTGATTGCCTCCGGTCATCACCTCCATTGACATCAGCAACTCCACTAATCAACTCTTCTTGCGTTGTTTTGTGTCTCGAATGGAGAGACAAAACAGGTTTTGAGGCCCTCATCACTTCATGGTACCTCTCGATGGAGATCCCGACTTTTTCAATAATCTCTTCCCCCGTTGGTTTCCTCTGCAGTTGAAACCACAATTCAAGTTTTGCTTTCTGGATTTCTGATCTTATCTGCACAAGTTGAAGCTTGTGTTATAGCATGCTCCTGCCAAGCATCCAACACAagctttttaaattgaagtcAACGGAAGTCCTAGTTCAGGATTGAATAAATGTAACCTTTTCCATTCAACACTCACTAAACACAGCAACATTAGATGCAGAGTTAAAAGTGAAGAACTGAAACATGGCAATTTAAAACATTCCCTATACAATTACTACTTATTTCTGGCTTTTAGAAAATCCAAATATATGGTGCTATCCTAAGCTTCCTATTCCTTTCTTGCATTGTATAGTAACTGCCTAGTTCCCGATTTTAAATGGATTGCAGTGCCCTATATCATTGAATGATGAATTTCTAACCACTCTACCAGCTCCAAGGAGGGAAAGAGCTTCAACATTTATCTGTTGCTTCCTTGCAGCAAGAATCAAAGGGATAAGCGTAAATCATTGCGCCATTCAGAAGGGAAGAAAACCGAGTTTATGTACAAAGAGAACATACCGATTCCAGGCCGAACGAAACACGTGTAAAGCTTGAGAGTGTCATGGACCTTATGATGGCATGTCTAATCCAAAACAGCCCGTAAGTGGAGAGCCGGAATCTCCTTTTGGGTTCGAAGCGATCAATTGCTGTCATAAGTCCCTTCACTCCTGCCTGACAAAGATCTTGATATCTTGGCCCATTTGCAAagtctttaaaatatttgttgatcACAAACAACACAAGCCGGAGATTGTGCTGCGACAACATTGAGAATTTGCTGTAAATTTTTCTCCTCCAAATTAAATATGTCCTCAGGCATCAAAAAGGATACCAACAATGCCTTCTGACTTGAAGATGAAAGGGAACAAAAGCACTCATCAAGCATTACAATCC
The sequence above is drawn from the Populus alba chromosome 15, ASM523922v2, whole genome shotgun sequence genome and encodes:
- the LOC118057262 gene encoding MYB-like transcription factor ETC3, yielding MESMDRRRRRKQPKINSSESEEVSSIEWEFINMSEQEEDLIYRMHKLVGERWDLIAGRIPGRKAEEIERFWIMKHREGFAGNGKLYNEVKSRTSS